Proteins encoded in a region of the Nicotiana tomentosiformis chromosome 9, ASM39032v3, whole genome shotgun sequence genome:
- the LOC104105285 gene encoding probable aspartic proteinase GIP2 has product MASSCLHAILLCFLLFITSTTAQNQTSFRPKGLILPITKDASTLQYLTQIHQRTPLVPVSLTLDLGGQFLWLDCDQGYVSSSYKPARCRSAQCSLAGAGSGCGQCFSPPKPGCNNNTCSLLPDNTITRTATSGELASDTVQVQSSNGKNPGRNVTDKDFLFVCGATFLLEGLASGVKGMAGLGRTRISLPSQFSAEFSFPRKFAVCLSSSTNSKGVVLFGDGPYSFLPNREFSNNDFSYTPLFINPVSTASAFSSGEPSSEYFIGVKSIKINQKVVPINTTLLSIDNQGVGGTKISTVNPYTILETSIYNAVTNFFVKELVNITRVASVAPFGACFDSRNIVSTRVGPAVPSIDLVLQNENVFWRIFGANSMVQVSENVLCLGFVDGGVNPRTSIVIGGYTIENNLLQFDLAGSRLGFTSSILSRLTTCANFNFTSIT; this is encoded by the coding sequence ATGGCTTCTTCTTGTTTACATGCCATTCTTTTATGCTTTCTTCTTTTCATTACTTCAACCACGGCTCAAAACCAAACTTCTTTCCGTCCCAAAGGCCTAATTCTCCCAATCACAAAAGATGCTTCAACACTCCAATATCTCACCCAAATTCACCAAAGAACACCTCTTGTCCCTGTAAGTTTAACTCTTGATCTTGGTGGCCAATTTTTATGGCTTGACTGTGACCAAGGTTATGTCTCCTCCTCTTATAAACCTGCGCGGTGTCGCTCCGCCCAGTGCTCATTAGCCGGAGCTGGCTCCGGTTGTGGACAATGTTTTTCTCCACCTAAACCAGGCTGCAATAATAACACATGCAGCCTACTTCCTGATAACACAATCACTCGAACCGCCACCAGCGGAGAATTAGCTTCTGATACTGTGCAAGTACAATCTTCTAATGGTAAAAATCCTGGAAGAAATGTAACTGACAAAGATTTTCTTTTCGTTTGTGGCGCTACATTTCTTTTAGAAGGACTTGCTAGTGGTGTTAAGGGTATGGCTGGTCTTGGTAGGACAAGAATATCTCTTCCTTCTCAATTCTCAGCTGAATTTAGCTTCCCTAGAAAATTTGCTGTTTGTTTGAGCTCTTCAACAAACTCAAAGGGTGTTGTACTTTTTGGAGATGGACCTTATTCTTTCCTTCCTAATAGGGAATTTTCAAATAATGATTTTTCCTACACTCCACTATTTATCAATCCAGTAAGTACAGCTTCAGCTTTTTCCTCAGGAGAACCATCTTCTGAATACTTTATTGGAGTAAAATCCATCAAGATTAATCAAAAAGTTGTCCCAATAAACACAACTTTGTTGTCAATTGACAATCAAGGTGTTGGTGGAACTAAGATTAGCACAGTCAATCCTTACACCATTTTGGAAACTTCAATATACAATGCTGTTACAAATTTCTTTGTCAAGGAACTTGTCAACATTACTAGAGTTGCATCCGTAGCACCATTTGGGGCTTGTTTTGATTCAAGAAACATTGTAAGTACAAGAGTTGGACCAGCTGTTCCATCAATTGATCTTGTTTTGCAAAAtgagaatgtgttttggaggataTTTGGAGCAAACTCAATGGTGCAAGTGAGTGAGAATGTTTTGTGCCTTGGCTTTGTGGATGGAGGTGTAAACCCAAGGACTTCTATTGTGATTGGAGGATACACAATTGAGAATAATCTTTTGCAGTTTGATCTTGCAGGATCAAGACTGGGATTCACATCTTCAATTCTTTCCCGACTAACTACATGTGCCAATTTTAACTTCACTTCAATTACTTAG